A region from the Helcococcus ovis genome encodes:
- a CDS encoding type III pantothenate kinase: MILIIDIGNTNVVLGIYKQDKKINSWRLETRQTKTMDEYGSQIESILLHEGISVNDIEDVIIGSVVPTLQHTFKLMCKKYLSHEPIVIGENTRTGMPIKYENPKEVGADRIANSVAMIEHYELPAILIDMGTAITFDVVSSKGEYLGGAIAPGMNIASNALFEKTSKLPKVEFDIPKSSIGKTTEEAIKSGLVYGYVGLVDNIIEQILKDLGVTKEDTSIIGTGGYSNLISQMSKYITDIDKDITLEGMRLIYEKTKRKA, translated from the coding sequence ATGATATTAATCATAGATATTGGAAATACCAATGTTGTATTAGGTATTTATAAACAAGATAAAAAAATCAATAGTTGGAGATTGGAAACTAGACAGACAAAAACGATGGATGAATATGGGTCACAAATTGAATCGATTTTATTACATGAAGGTATATCAGTAAATGATATTGAGGATGTAATTATTGGTTCAGTGGTTCCAACACTACAGCATACATTTAAACTTATGTGTAAAAAATATTTAAGTCATGAACCTATTGTGATTGGAGAAAATACTAGAACCGGCATGCCTATTAAATATGAAAATCCAAAAGAGGTAGGAGCAGACAGGATTGCAAATTCTGTTGCAATGATTGAGCATTATGAGTTACCGGCAATATTAATTGATATGGGAACAGCTATAACATTTGATGTTGTTAGTTCAAAAGGAGAATATTTAGGAGGAGCAATTGCACCTGGTATGAATATTGCTTCTAATGCTCTTTTTGAAAAAACATCAAAGTTACCTAAAGTTGAGTTTGATATACCGAAATCATCAATCGGAAAGACAACGGAAGAAGCTATTAAATCCGGTTTAGTTTATGGTTATGTTGGTTTAGTTGATAATATAATAGAGCAAATTCTTAAAGATTTAGGCGTTACAAAGGAAGATACGTCTATAATAGGTACTGGTGGGTATTCTAATTTGATTTCACAAATGTCTAAGTATATTACAGATATAGATAAGGATATTACACTGGAAGGTATGAGACTTATATATGAAAAAACAAAAAGGAAGGCTTAA